From Yersinia hibernica, a single genomic window includes:
- a CDS encoding DNA polymerase III subunit psi, with translation MASRRDLLLQQLGITQWMLRRPAALQGEIAIRLPDDTRLLIVADPLPESDDPLLCDVLRSLGLTCRQAYVLTPDQVAMLPEETQCNSWRLGISEPLAVAGAQLHSPALAGLYQDASAKRALWQQICHHEADFYPDASRSGHSVSN, from the coding sequence ATGGCATCAAGACGAGACTTACTGTTACAACAGCTTGGCATTACGCAGTGGATGTTGCGCCGCCCGGCCGCCTTGCAGGGTGAAATTGCAATACGCTTGCCTGATGATACCCGGCTGTTGATTGTAGCAGACCCGCTTCCTGAATCAGATGACCCACTGTTGTGCGATGTGCTGCGCAGCCTGGGGCTGACTTGCCGTCAGGCTTATGTGCTGACGCCAGATCAGGTGGCGATGTTACCCGAAGAAACACAGTGCAACAGTTGGCGATTGGGCATCAGTGAACCACTTGCGGTGGCGGGTGCACAATTACACAGCCCGGCACTGGCCGGACTTTATCAAGACGCGAGCGCTAAGCGCGCACTTTGGCAGCAGATTTGTCACCATGAAGCAGATTTCTATCCTGACGCCAGCCGATCTGGCCACAGCGTATCAAATTGA
- the rimI gene encoding ribosomal protein S18-alanine N-acetyltransferase, with protein MKQISILTPADLATAYQIEQASHAFPWTEKTLASNQGERYLNFKLSVDEQMAGFAITQLVLDEATLFNIAIDPQFQRQGCGRLLLEHVITQLETRNIFTLWLEVRASNVGAIALYESLGFNEVSVRRNYYPSVNGREDAIMMALPMG; from the coding sequence ATGAAGCAGATTTCTATCCTGACGCCAGCCGATCTGGCCACAGCGTATCAAATTGAGCAAGCCAGCCATGCTTTTCCGTGGACGGAAAAAACCTTAGCCAGCAATCAAGGCGAGCGTTACCTCAATTTCAAGTTGAGTGTTGATGAGCAAATGGCCGGTTTTGCCATTACCCAACTGGTATTGGATGAAGCGACATTATTTAATATTGCTATTGATCCGCAGTTTCAGCGCCAAGGTTGTGGTCGTTTGCTGCTTGAGCATGTGATTACGCAGCTGGAAACACGTAATATTTTCACACTTTGGCTTGAAGTTCGGGCCTCAAATGTAGGCGCGATAGCCTTGTATGAAAGCCTCGGGTTTAACGAAGTTTCCGTGCGTCGCAACTATTATCCCAGTGTCAATGGGCGCGAAGATGCCATTATGATGGCGCTACCGATGGGGTAG
- the prfC gene encoding peptide chain release factor 3 → MSPSEYALEVAKRRTFAIISHPDAGKTTITEKVLLFGHAIQTAGTVKGRGSSHHAKSDWMEMEKQRGISITTSVMQFPYGGCLVNLLDTPGHEDFSEDTYRTLTAVDCCLMVIDAAKGVEDRTRKLMEVTRLRDTPILTFMNKLDRDIRDPMEVLDEVERELKIACSPITWPIGCGKLFKGVYHLYKDETYLYQTGKGHTIQEVRIIKGLHNPDLDIAVGEDLAKQFRQELELVQGASHEFDHEAFLSGDLTPVFFGTALGNFGVDHMLDGLVEWAPAPMPRKTDTREVVAAEEKFTGFVFKIQANMDPKHRDRVAFLRVVSGRFEKGMKLRQVRIKKDVVISDALTFMAGDRSHLEEAYAGDIIGLHNHGTIQIGDTFTQGEEMKFTGIPNFAPELFRRIRLRDPLKQKQLLKGLVQLSEEGAVQVFRPLTNNDLIVGAVGVLQFEVVSSRLKSEYNVEAVYESVNVSTARWVECDDVKKFEEFKRKNEVNLALDGGDNLSYIAPTMVNLNITQERYPEVRFRKTREH, encoded by the coding sequence ATGTCTCCAAGTGAATATGCACTGGAAGTCGCGAAAAGACGTACTTTCGCGATTATTTCCCACCCCGATGCCGGTAAAACCACCATTACCGAAAAAGTGTTGCTGTTTGGACACGCCATTCAGACTGCAGGCACGGTAAAAGGCCGTGGCTCAAGCCATCATGCCAAATCTGACTGGATGGAAATGGAAAAACAACGCGGTATCTCCATCACCACTTCCGTGATGCAGTTTCCGTATGGCGGTTGTCTGGTTAACTTACTGGACACCCCAGGGCACGAAGATTTCTCCGAAGATACTTATCGTACGCTAACCGCCGTTGACTGCTGTCTGATGGTGATTGATGCGGCGAAAGGGGTCGAAGACCGGACACGTAAGCTGATGGAAGTGACCCGTCTGCGCGATACGCCAATTTTGACCTTTATGAACAAATTGGACCGCGATATTCGTGATCCGATGGAAGTGCTGGATGAAGTGGAGCGCGAGCTGAAAATTGCTTGCTCACCAATCACTTGGCCGATTGGCTGCGGTAAGTTATTTAAAGGCGTTTATCACCTTTATAAGGACGAAACTTATCTGTACCAGACAGGTAAGGGCCACACCATTCAGGAAGTCCGCATTATCAAAGGGTTGCATAACCCGGATCTGGATATTGCCGTGGGTGAAGACTTGGCTAAGCAGTTCCGCCAAGAGCTGGAGTTGGTTCAGGGCGCATCGCATGAATTTGATCATGAAGCTTTCCTGTCGGGCGATTTAACGCCGGTATTTTTCGGTACGGCGCTGGGTAACTTTGGTGTCGACCATATGTTGGATGGTTTGGTTGAGTGGGCTCCTGCACCAATGCCGCGCAAAACCGACACGCGCGAAGTGGTGGCCGCCGAAGAGAAATTTACCGGTTTTGTCTTTAAGATTCAGGCTAATATGGATCCAAAACACCGTGACCGCGTCGCTTTCTTGCGCGTGGTTTCTGGGCGTTTTGAAAAAGGCATGAAACTGCGCCAGGTGCGCATCAAGAAAGATGTGGTGATTTCAGATGCACTGACCTTTATGGCCGGTGACCGCTCCCACCTCGAAGAGGCCTATGCAGGGGATATTATTGGCCTGCATAACCACGGCACTATTCAGATTGGTGATACCTTCACTCAAGGTGAAGAGATGAAGTTCACTGGCATTCCGAACTTTGCACCAGAATTGTTCCGTCGTATTCGTCTGCGTGACCCATTGAAACAGAAACAGTTACTCAAAGGATTGGTTCAGTTGTCAGAAGAGGGCGCGGTGCAGGTGTTCCGTCCACTGACTAACAATGATCTGATTGTCGGGGCGGTTGGTGTTCTACAGTTTGAAGTGGTGTCTTCACGGCTGAAAAGCGAATACAACGTGGAAGCAGTGTATGAGTCGGTTAACGTATCAACCGCGCGCTGGGTTGAATGTGACGATGTGAAGAAATTCGAAGAGTTTAAACGTAAGAATGAGGTTAACCTGGCGTTGGATGGTGGTGATAATTTGAGCTATATCGCCCCGACTATGGTTAATCTTAATATTACGCAAGAACGTTATCCTGAAGTTCGTTTCCGTAAAACTCGCGAGCATTAA
- the osmY gene encoding molecular chaperone OsmY yields the protein MTNTKFARSMMAVILGTALMSGSVFAEETMINKTTNAVDSAGAKLDSSMKKVDNYMGDSAATAKVKSALLEEKTLKSTDISVETSHGVVTLSGFVSSQAEAETAVDIAKNIEGVKSVSDKLHVKDQKSQSVSEYAGDAATTSSIKAKLLADDIVPSRKIKVETTDGVVQLSGNVENKAQAERAESIAKAVDGVKSVKNDLSIKP from the coding sequence ATGACAAACACAAAATTTGCCCGTTCAATGATGGCTGTTATTTTAGGTACCGCACTGATGAGCGGTAGTGTCTTCGCTGAAGAGACAATGATTAATAAGACCACCAATGCTGTTGATAGCGCTGGAGCTAAGCTCGATAGCTCTATGAAGAAAGTTGACAACTACATGGGTGATAGCGCTGCAACCGCCAAAGTAAAAAGCGCATTGCTGGAAGAAAAAACACTTAAAAGCACTGATATCTCAGTTGAAACTAGCCATGGTGTGGTGACCCTGAGTGGTTTTGTGAGTTCTCAGGCTGAAGCTGAAACCGCAGTTGATATTGCCAAAAATATCGAAGGCGTTAAATCTGTGAGCGATAAGCTACATGTGAAAGATCAGAAATCACAATCAGTCAGCGAATATGCTGGCGATGCCGCAACAACCAGTTCAATTAAAGCCAAATTACTGGCAGATGATATTGTACCGTCACGTAAAATTAAAGTAGAAACCACTGATGGCGTGGTGCAATTATCCGGTAATGTTGAGAATAAAGCGCAAGCCGAACGCGCTGAAAGTATTGCCAAAGCTGTTGATGGCGTAAAAAGCGTTAAAAACGACCTCAGCATCAAGCCTTAA
- a CDS encoding DUF1328 domain-containing protein, whose protein sequence is MFRWGIIFLIIALIAAALGFGGLAGTAAWAAKVVFVVGIILFLISLFTGRKRL, encoded by the coding sequence ATGTTTCGCTGGGGCATTATATTTCTGATTATTGCGTTAATCGCGGCGGCATTAGGTTTTGGTGGGCTAGCCGGTACGGCAGCCTGGGCCGCAAAAGTGGTTTTCGTCGTCGGTATTATTCTATTCCTCATCAGTTTGTTTACAGGACGTAAACGCCTTTAA
- a CDS encoding patatin-like phospholipase family protein has product MVGYRIPITLGNIEPLAYKPYQPGKMALVCEGGGQRGIFTAGVLDEFQRARFNPFDLMIGTSAGAQNLSAFICGQPGYARRVITRYTTTADFFNPLRFVRGGHLIDLDWLVDITSQQLPLAMDQAEQHLRDGREFLMCACRSDDFEPTYISPTRESWLPAIKASSAIPGLYRQHVDLDGVSYQDGGISDAIPVEEAYRRGADTIVVIRTVPSQAYYTPQWMKRMEHWLSESSLQQLVRIMQQHEQSYHRIQQFIENPPGDLRIFEIFPPKPLASNALGSRIAALNRDYHLGRRCGRYFLATVGHWLLPRDKLEQSEIQGEKPSISLSRRMLQPQNINQPDEMVNLINNEDSSFDLTQSPDIILPPDMAKTKGDTA; this is encoded by the coding sequence ATGGTGGGATACAGAATACCTATCACGCTCGGTAATATTGAGCCACTCGCCTATAAACCATACCAACCCGGTAAAATGGCGTTGGTCTGCGAGGGCGGCGGGCAGCGGGGAATTTTTACAGCCGGTGTGCTGGATGAATTCCAGCGCGCCCGCTTTAACCCTTTTGATTTGATGATTGGCACCTCCGCTGGCGCGCAAAATCTCTCTGCGTTTATCTGTGGCCAGCCGGGCTATGCTCGCCGCGTCATTACCCGTTACACCACCACCGCTGATTTCTTCAATCCATTGCGATTTGTTCGTGGCGGGCACTTAATTGATCTCGATTGGCTGGTGGATATCACCTCCCAGCAGCTGCCATTGGCCATGGATCAAGCCGAGCAGCATCTACGTGATGGCCGTGAGTTTCTCATGTGCGCTTGCCGCAGTGATGATTTCGAACCTACCTATATCTCCCCGACCCGAGAAAGCTGGTTACCGGCGATTAAGGCCTCTAGTGCGATTCCAGGATTGTATCGTCAACATGTTGATTTAGATGGGGTTAGCTATCAAGATGGCGGCATTAGTGATGCCATTCCCGTCGAGGAAGCTTATCGCCGTGGGGCCGATACCATTGTGGTTATCCGCACAGTACCCTCGCAGGCTTATTATACGCCGCAATGGATGAAGCGGATGGAGCATTGGCTGAGTGAGAGTAGCTTGCAGCAACTGGTGCGGATTATGCAGCAGCATGAACAGAGTTATCACCGTATTCAGCAATTTATTGAAAATCCGCCGGGTGATTTGCGTATTTTCGAGATTTTCCCGCCTAAACCTCTGGCCAGTAATGCACTGGGTAGCCGGATTGCGGCTCTGAATCGTGATTATCATTTAGGGCGTCGTTGTGGCCGCTATTTCCTGGCGACGGTGGGGCACTGGTTGCTGCCGCGAGATAAATTGGAACAGTCTGAAATCCAAGGGGAAAAACCGTCGATTTCTCTTTCTCGCCGCATGCTGCAACCGCAAAATATTAACCAACCAGATGAGATGGTTAACTTGATTAATAATGAGGATTCTTCATTTGACCTCACTCAATCGCCAGATATTATTTTGCCGCCAGATATGGCGAAAACCAAAGGCGATACCGCGTAA
- a CDS encoding TatD family hydrolase, which produces MPYFIDTHCHFDFPPFSGAEMASLTSAAQANVRQIIVPAVSADYFSRILDLAANYPPLFAALGLHPLYIARHQEADLATLASALRDKTDKLVAVGEIGLDLYMDEPQLPRQLTLLNAQLQLAKQHDLPVILHSRRSHDPLAAVLRKAALPRAGVVHGFAGSLVQAQAFIRLGYYIGVGGTITYERAQKTRHVMATLPLSALLLETDAPDMPLAGFQGQPNRPERAANVFAVLCELRPETPQEIAAQLLENSQQLFSLPSVN; this is translated from the coding sequence ATGCCCTATTTTATCGATACACATTGTCACTTTGATTTTCCACCTTTCAGCGGTGCGGAAATGGCGAGCTTAACTAGCGCCGCACAAGCGAATGTCAGGCAAATTATCGTGCCTGCCGTGAGCGCTGATTATTTTTCGCGCATTCTCGATTTGGCGGCTAACTATCCACCACTATTTGCCGCGCTGGGCCTGCATCCGCTTTATATTGCGCGGCATCAGGAGGCTGATTTAGCCACATTGGCATCGGCCCTGCGAGATAAAACCGACAAACTGGTGGCCGTGGGGGAAATTGGCCTGGATCTCTATATGGATGAGCCGCAGTTACCACGCCAATTAACGTTATTGAATGCTCAGTTGCAACTTGCCAAGCAGCATGATCTTCCGGTCATTTTGCATTCGCGCCGATCACATGACCCGCTCGCGGCTGTCTTGCGTAAAGCCGCTTTGCCACGCGCTGGTGTGGTACACGGCTTTGCGGGCAGTTTAGTGCAGGCGCAAGCATTCATTCGCTTGGGTTATTACATTGGTGTGGGGGGGACTATCACCTATGAACGGGCGCAGAAAACGCGCCATGTGATGGCGACATTACCCCTATCCGCCCTATTACTGGAGACTGACGCGCCGGATATGCCCCTTGCGGGCTTTCAAGGTCAACCCAACCGGCCAGAGCGAGCAGCAAATGTCTTTGCTGTGTTATGTGAGTTACGCCCTGAAACCCCGCAAGAGATTGCAGCTCAGCTATTAGAAAACAGCCAACAGTTATTCTCATTACCCTCAGTTAATTAA
- a CDS encoding NupC/NupG family nucleoside CNT transporter — MLMSLVGMAVLILIAVLLSSNFRAINIRTVVGAFILQVGIGALVLYVPVGRRILGGMSEGVANVIAYGNDGISFMFGGLVSDKMFEVFGGGGFVFALRVLPVIVFFSSLIAVLYYLGIMQLVIKVLGGGLQKLLGTSRTESLSATANIFVGQTEAPLVVRPYIATMTQSELFAIMCGGLASVAGSVLAGYAQMGVPLEYLIAASFMAAPGGLLFAKLMVPETEKTHDKVDAATLIAEDDRPANVIDAAASGAASGLQLALNVGAMLLAFIALIALLNGILGGIGGWFDYPQLSMELILGWVFSPIAYLIGIPWSEAMVAGSFIGQKIIVNEFVAFMNFGQYLQAEELVKAAGLQVLSEHSKAIISFALCGFANLSSVAILLGGLGSMAPNRRHDIARLGLKAVAAGTLSNLMSATIAGFFLAL; from the coding sequence ATGCTCATGAGTTTAGTCGGAATGGCAGTACTGATATTAATAGCCGTGCTACTTTCCAGTAATTTTAGGGCGATCAATATCCGCACTGTAGTTGGGGCATTTATTCTTCAGGTGGGTATTGGTGCGTTGGTATTATATGTACCTGTAGGGCGTCGTATTCTTGGCGGGATGTCTGAGGGTGTCGCGAATGTTATTGCTTACGGCAATGACGGGATTTCATTTATGTTTGGCGGCTTGGTTTCCGACAAAATGTTTGAAGTCTTTGGTGGCGGTGGTTTTGTATTTGCCCTGCGAGTTCTGCCCGTCATTGTATTCTTCTCCTCATTAATTGCCGTTTTATATTATCTCGGCATTATGCAACTGGTAATTAAAGTCTTAGGTGGTGGGCTACAGAAACTGTTGGGCACCTCGCGCACTGAATCTCTTTCCGCGACGGCCAATATTTTTGTTGGGCAAACCGAAGCGCCATTGGTGGTGCGCCCTTATATTGCCACTATGACGCAATCTGAATTGTTTGCCATAATGTGTGGTGGCTTAGCCTCCGTCGCGGGTTCAGTATTGGCCGGTTATGCCCAAATGGGCGTGCCGCTAGAATACCTGATTGCGGCCTCCTTTATGGCGGCTCCCGGGGGGTTGCTGTTCGCTAAGTTGATGGTGCCAGAAACTGAAAAAACGCACGATAAGGTGGATGCGGCCACGTTGATTGCCGAAGATGATCGCCCAGCTAACGTCATTGATGCTGCGGCATCTGGCGCGGCTTCCGGTCTGCAATTAGCGCTCAATGTTGGTGCGATGCTATTGGCCTTTATTGCATTGATTGCATTACTCAATGGCATCCTGGGTGGCATTGGCGGCTGGTTCGATTATCCACAACTCTCTATGGAATTAATTCTGGGCTGGGTATTCTCGCCAATTGCTTATCTGATAGGGATTCCCTGGAGTGAGGCCATGGTGGCTGGCTCCTTTATCGGCCAGAAGATAATTGTGAATGAGTTCGTGGCATTTATGAATTTCGGGCAATACCTACAAGCTGAAGAGTTAGTCAAAGCGGCTGGTTTACAAGTACTTTCTGAACATTCCAAAGCCATTATCTCTTTCGCCCTGTGCGGTTTTGCTAACTTGTCCTCTGTCGCCATTTTGTTGGGTGGGCTAGGTAGCATGGCACCTAACCGCCGCCATGATATTGCGCGTTTGGGTCTGAAAGCTGTTGCAGCAGGTACTCTGTCAAATCTGATGAGTGCCACTATCGCTGGCTTCTTCCTGGCTTTGTGA
- the deoC gene encoding deoxyribose-phosphate aldolase: MTDLTACANLNDYAKRALSLMDLTTLNDDDTDERVIALCHQAKSPAGNTAAICIYPRFIPIARKTLREQGTPEIRIATVTNFPHGNDDIAIALAETRAAIAYGADEVDVVFPYRALMAGNDKVGFELVKQCKAACADANVLLKVIIETGELQQEHLIRQASEIAIKAGADFIKTSTGKVPVNATLESASIMMRTIRDLGVAKTVGFKPAGGVRTAEDAAQFLQLADQLMGEGWADARHFRFGASSLLGSLLATLGHQSNSHSTGY, from the coding sequence ATGACCGATTTAACCGCCTGCGCGAATCTAAACGATTATGCTAAACGCGCACTGAGTTTAATGGATTTAACCACCCTGAATGACGACGATACCGATGAGAGGGTTATTGCTCTGTGTCATCAGGCGAAAAGTCCTGCCGGTAATACCGCGGCAATCTGTATTTATCCTCGCTTTATTCCTATTGCGCGTAAAACATTACGCGAGCAAGGAACACCTGAAATCCGCATTGCAACCGTCACTAATTTCCCACATGGCAATGATGATATTGCCATTGCACTGGCTGAAACTCGGGCGGCGATTGCCTATGGTGCGGATGAAGTGGATGTGGTTTTCCCCTACCGCGCTTTAATGGCCGGTAACGATAAAGTCGGCTTTGAATTAGTCAAACAGTGCAAAGCAGCTTGCGCTGACGCCAATGTATTGCTGAAAGTCATCATTGAAACCGGTGAGTTACAGCAAGAGCATTTGATTCGTCAGGCCAGTGAGATTGCTATCAAGGCTGGAGCTGATTTCATCAAAACTTCCACTGGCAAGGTACCGGTTAATGCCACGCTGGAAAGTGCCAGCATTATGATGCGCACTATCCGTGACTTAGGGGTGGCGAAAACCGTTGGTTTTAAACCTGCGGGGGGCGTACGTACCGCAGAGGACGCCGCACAATTCCTGCAACTGGCCGACCAATTGATGGGCGAAGGTTGGGCTGATGCTCGCCACTTCCGTTTTGGCGCGTCTAGCCTGTTGGGCAGCTTGCTGGCGACCTTAGGTCATCAGAGCAACAGCCACAGCACCGGCTATTAA